The following are encoded together in the Pseudomonas xantholysinigenes genome:
- a CDS encoding LysE family translocator: MDLSSLLLFIPACFALNMAPGPNNLLSLHNASRYGLRIACLAGAGRLLAFSGMIALAAMGLAVVLHTSEYLFLAIKVLGAGYLFYIAWQLWRAPVAEAAVAGEQPRGTWKLARQEFWVAAGNPKAILIFTAFLPQFVSVGSATSVGEQFLQLGVLFLLLEWAAIAIYAGLGAYLQRWFERPGPRRVFNRVSASLLGCAGLGLLAARR, translated from the coding sequence ATGGACCTGTCGAGCCTGCTGCTGTTCATCCCTGCCTGCTTTGCCCTGAACATGGCGCCGGGGCCGAACAACCTGTTATCGCTGCACAATGCCAGCCGCTATGGCCTGCGGATCGCCTGCCTGGCCGGTGCCGGGCGCTTGCTGGCGTTCAGCGGCATGATCGCCCTGGCGGCCATGGGCCTGGCGGTGGTGTTGCACACCAGCGAATACCTGTTCCTGGCAATCAAGGTGCTGGGGGCGGGCTACCTGTTCTACATCGCCTGGCAGTTGTGGCGAGCGCCGGTGGCTGAAGCGGCGGTGGCCGGTGAGCAGCCGCGCGGCACCTGGAAACTGGCGCGCCAGGAATTCTGGGTGGCGGCGGGCAACCCGAAGGCCATTCTCATATTCACCGCGTTCCTGCCGCAGTTTGTCTCGGTCGGCAGCGCCACTTCGGTTGGCGAGCAGTTCCTGCAACTGGGCGTGCTGTTCCTGTTGCTGGAGTGGGCGGCCATCGCCATCTATGCCGGGCTCGGCGCCTACCTGCAGCGCTGGTTCGAACGGCCTGGGCCACGCCGCGTGTTCAACCGGGTCAGCGCCTCGTTGCTGGGCTGCGCCGGGCTCGGCTTGCTGGCGGCGCGCCGCTGA
- a CDS encoding AraC family transcriptional regulator, which translates to MSRPCSEIWHDPALPYVESRRACHSRACYRAHSHPSFSIGAVDAGTSQFTGAGDGAVRLTPGTLVLVPAERVHACNPEPGQAWSYQMLHLDAEWLRMLRLESGTAASEPGAAARIIRSPAIYRQFCALNTLLFSAAPIIEKEAALVAFIAEQDFAAHPALPPAPALRPSLLTELLSRIEAQDLAELNLAQLACQAGMGRYQLIRAFSAATGLTPHAYLLNARVNQARQLLRQGQALAQVAYRLGFADQAHFQRVFKAHAGVTPGLYRARATTAHAL; encoded by the coding sequence ATGTCCCGCCCCTGTAGTGAAATCTGGCATGACCCGGCATTGCCCTACGTCGAAAGCCGCCGCGCCTGCCATAGCCGCGCCTGTTACCGGGCCCACAGCCACCCGAGCTTTTCCATCGGCGCGGTGGACGCCGGCACCAGCCAGTTCACGGGAGCGGGCGACGGCGCAGTACGCCTGACACCTGGCACCCTGGTGCTGGTCCCTGCCGAGCGGGTGCACGCCTGCAACCCCGAGCCGGGGCAAGCCTGGAGCTACCAGATGCTGCACCTGGATGCCGAGTGGCTGCGCATGTTGCGCCTGGAGTCGGGCACGGCTGCCAGTGAACCCGGGGCCGCCGCGCGGATCATACGTTCGCCAGCCATCTACCGGCAGTTCTGTGCGCTCAACACTCTGCTGTTTTCGGCGGCGCCGATCATTGAGAAAGAGGCCGCGCTGGTGGCCTTTATCGCTGAACAGGATTTCGCCGCACACCCGGCCTTGCCGCCGGCACCCGCCTTGCGTCCTTCGCTGCTCACAGAACTGTTGTCGCGGATCGAGGCTCAGGACCTGGCCGAACTGAACCTGGCGCAACTGGCTTGCCAGGCCGGCATGGGCCGCTACCAGCTGATTCGCGCGTTCAGCGCCGCCACCGGGCTGACGCCCCATGCCTATCTGCTCAATGCCCGGGTGAACCAGGCGCGCCAGCTGTTGCGCCAAGGGCAAGCCCTGGCGCAGGTCGCCTATCGGTTGGGGTTTGCCGACCAGGCGCATTTCCAGCGGGTGTTCAAGGCCCATGCCGGGGTGACGCCTGGGCTGTATCGCGCCCGCGCAACCACTGCGCATGCGCTGTAG
- a CDS encoding RDD family protein, with protein sequence MSTSDTPSTYQKPKNLAGLGRRWGGQMIDVLVTYAIFFVSFRVVEFLQLSEQVAAVISLGAPLAYYLFSDAMPNGQSVGKKLLGICVVDERSYLNCSLGQSFVRNITTPFLSILDWIFIFFGSRKRLGDMLANTIVIKA encoded by the coding sequence ATGAGTACTTCCGATACCCCGTCCACTTACCAGAAACCCAAGAACCTCGCCGGCCTGGGCCGTCGCTGGGGCGGGCAGATGATCGATGTGCTGGTGACCTATGCGATCTTCTTCGTGAGCTTCAGGGTCGTCGAGTTCCTGCAGCTTTCCGAACAGGTGGCCGCTGTGATCTCGCTGGGCGCGCCATTGGCCTACTACCTGTTCTCCGATGCCATGCCCAATGGCCAGAGCGTGGGCAAGAAGCTGCTGGGCATCTGCGTGGTGGACGAGCGCAGCTACCTGAACTGCAGCCTCGGCCAGTCGTTCGTGCGCAACATCACCACGCCGTTCCTGAGCATCCTCGACTGGATCTTCATCTTCTTCGGTTCGCGCAAGCGCCTGGGCGACATGCTGGCCAACACCATCGTCATCAAGGCCTGA
- a CDS encoding methylated-DNA--[protein]-cysteine S-methyltransferase encodes MSCAFTLMQSPVGTLTLVARGDCLAAVLWEQERENRVRLGDLHRDDQHPTLRETARQLGEYFAGQRRGFDLALDFAGTEFQRQVWAALLSIPFGETRSYRDIARQIGNPDAVRAVGAANGRNPISIIAPCHRVIGSSGSLTGFAGGLPAKQYLLALEGRQSLALAF; translated from the coding sequence ATGTCCTGTGCCTTCACTCTGATGCAATCGCCGGTCGGCACCCTTACCCTGGTCGCGCGCGGCGACTGCCTGGCGGCCGTGCTGTGGGAGCAGGAGCGGGAGAACCGGGTACGCCTGGGCGATTTGCATCGCGATGACCAGCATCCGACGTTGCGGGAAACGGCGCGGCAATTGGGCGAGTATTTTGCCGGGCAACGTCGAGGCTTTGACCTGGCGCTGGATTTTGCCGGCACCGAGTTCCAGCGCCAGGTGTGGGCGGCGCTGCTGAGCATTCCTTTTGGCGAGACCCGCAGCTACCGCGATATCGCTCGGCAGATCGGCAACCCCGACGCGGTGCGGGCGGTGGGCGCGGCCAATGGGCGCAATCCGATTTCGATCATCGCCCCGTGCCATCGGGTGATCGGTAGCTCCGGCAGCCTTACCGGATTTGCCGGCGGCCTGCCGGCCAAGCAATACCTGCTGGCGCTCGAAGGGCGGCAAAGCCTGGCATTGGCGTTTTGA
- a CDS encoding metallophosphoesterase, which translates to MDAFRRLAANTRGRDLAVGDIHGHFARLQACLDAVGFDPAVDRLFSVGDLVDRGPQSPQVLQWLAKPWFHAVQGNHETLAINHLHGGRVDLDTYRAAGGGWFLDLPAEAQAPFVEAFVKLPVALQVETAEGPIGLLHADSPFSDWARITKALDDPAVREVCQWSRRRLKEGDTTAVRGLRALLVGHTPVLAVKVLGNVWHLDTGGWSNGCFSLLDLASLTVISPRPGA; encoded by the coding sequence ATGGACGCTTTTCGGCGGCTAGCCGCCAATACCCGTGGGCGTGACCTGGCCGTGGGGGATATCCACGGGCATTTTGCGCGTTTGCAGGCTTGCCTGGACGCGGTGGGGTTCGATCCTGCGGTCGATCGCCTGTTCAGCGTGGGCGACCTGGTCGACCGTGGGCCGCAGAGCCCGCAGGTACTGCAATGGCTAGCCAAGCCCTGGTTCCATGCGGTGCAGGGCAACCATGAAACGCTGGCGATCAATCACCTGCACGGTGGTCGCGTTGACCTGGACACGTACCGTGCCGCCGGTGGTGGCTGGTTTCTCGACCTGCCTGCCGAGGCGCAGGCACCCTTTGTCGAGGCCTTCGTGAAGCTGCCTGTCGCGCTGCAGGTCGAGACCGCTGAAGGGCCGATCGGCCTGCTGCATGCCGACAGCCCGTTCAGTGACTGGGCGCGTATCACAAAGGCGCTGGACGATCCGGCAGTGCGTGAAGTGTGCCAGTGGTCGCGACGGCGCTTGAAGGAGGGCGACACGACCGCCGTGCGTGGCCTGCGCGCCTTGCTGGTTGGCCATACGCCGGTGCTGGCGGTCAAGGTGCTGGGCAATGTCTGGCACCTGGACACGGGAGGCTGGAGCAATGGCTGTTTCAGTTTGCTGGACCTCGCCAGCTTGACGGTGATCAGCCCCAGGCCAGGTGCATGA
- the fos gene encoding fosfomycin resistance glutathione transferase codes for MLTGFNHLTLAVSQLPRSVEFYHQVLGFKREARWARGAYLSLGELWLCLSVDQVRPEDLRRNYTHYAFSIGQADFAAFARRLRERQVPLWKQDKSEGQSLYFLDPDGHPLEAHVGDLRSRLAACRASPYEGMEFFD; via the coding sequence ATGTTGACAGGATTCAACCACCTCACCCTCGCGGTCAGCCAGTTGCCGCGCAGCGTCGAGTTCTATCACCAAGTGCTGGGCTTCAAGCGCGAGGCCCGTTGGGCCCGTGGCGCCTACCTGAGCCTGGGGGAGCTGTGGTTGTGCCTGTCCGTCGACCAGGTCCGGCCCGAGGACCTGCGGCGCAACTACACCCACTATGCGTTTTCCATCGGGCAGGCGGATTTTGCCGCGTTCGCCAGGCGCTTGCGCGAACGCCAGGTTCCCCTGTGGAAGCAGGACAAGAGCGAAGGCCAGTCGCTGTATTTCCTCGACCCCGACGGCCACCCGCTCGAAGCGCATGTCGGCGACCTGCGCTCGCGGCTGGCGGCCTGCCGGGCCAGCCCCTACGAGGGGATGGAGTTTTTCGACTGA
- a CDS encoding LysE family translocator — MQTFLIIAAAHFLALLSPGPDFFLIARTSASAGWRTASGACLGVALANGVFIVVAFAGVSLLRNGSALFITLQLAGCAYLLYIGQVFLRQAGRSQLAPDDAVGRTSAKGWLGSLGMGLASGILNPKNALFYASLASMVTGSTALAKLAYGSWMFAVVLLWDLLVALAIGNRRVLRRFGLALPWLERASGATLILLAIGVLMHLAWG; from the coding sequence ATGCAAACCTTCCTGATCATCGCCGCCGCCCATTTCCTCGCCCTGCTCTCCCCCGGCCCGGACTTCTTCCTGATCGCCCGGACCTCGGCCAGCGCCGGTTGGCGCACGGCCAGTGGAGCCTGCCTGGGCGTGGCCCTGGCCAATGGCGTGTTCATCGTCGTGGCCTTTGCCGGGGTGTCGCTGCTGCGCAACGGCAGCGCCCTGTTCATCACCCTGCAATTGGCCGGCTGCGCCTACCTGCTGTACATCGGGCAGGTGTTCCTGCGCCAGGCTGGGCGCAGTCAGCTGGCGCCTGACGATGCCGTCGGGCGAACATCTGCCAAAGGGTGGTTGGGCAGCCTGGGCATGGGCCTCGCTTCAGGCATCCTCAACCCCAAGAACGCCCTGTTCTATGCCAGCCTGGCCAGCATGGTCACCGGCAGCACCGCGCTGGCGAAGCTGGCCTACGGCAGCTGGATGTTCGCTGTCGTGCTGCTGTGGGACCTGCTGGTGGCGCTGGCCATCGGCAACCGCCGGGTGCTGCGCCGCTTCGGCCTGGCCCTGCCCTGGCTGGAGCGGGCATCGGGGGCGACGTTGATCCTGCTGGCCATTGGCGTGCTCATGCACCTGGCCTGGGGCTGA
- a CDS encoding TonB-dependent siderophore receptor produces MLKPWPLAVAITLAIAPTACIRAEDATQQQQQYFDLPPASLALTLNAIARQSGLVMSLDPALAAGKQAPAIRGQMSGMQALQQAVVGSGLQVIVTGNQTFSVAPAVDAQGALELGATSVNSTGLGETTEGSGSYTTGTVTIGKTPQSLRRTPQSVTVVTRKLMDDKNLVSLDQVMAQTPGITRANRGYGNNHFSSRGFDITDDSYMVDGVAGQAYAYTGWMIPDMAVFDRVEVLRGASGLLVGAGNPGGAVNLVRKRPTAEPRLSITTRAGSWDNYRLELDASGKLNPEGTLRGRVVTAYEDRGYFIDATSSKRPLLYGIVEADLGSATTVALGVRRQTSRVDGYSILGLPLNPDGSNPHLKRSTFLGQDWGRLQTRTDEVFADLSQQFNDNWRGKLAISHSESRYNRTAIEWDADDSLDYASPGGPVIKGTSFHKFDVTANAVDGHLDGDFEAFGLSHQVSLGANWSRRKMNDKDFSVGLDPRIPLNVFDPDRHVLPRPERTGWDYRDDTLDTRYGTYLNARLHMTEDLSLVLGGRLSWYKTEAWDAGRVATNEQKHEFTPFVGALYDLDEQWTLYASYADIFMPQANLRNAGGGMLDPAVGSNYETGIKGELLDKRLNVSLALFYIEQEDVAVRDTANDGECSQDLNGRCYVNGDGISRSKGFEAEASGELFPGMQVAAGYTYNTTHSAAGGPISAQTPKHLLRVNTLYTLPGEWSRVSLGGGVSAQTAYDDPENGVSNSGRAIFDARAAYKLDSHWTVAVDVENLLDRKYFDTMGYWTRGTTYGMPRSYMFTLRGDF; encoded by the coding sequence GTGCTAAAACCCTGGCCACTTGCCGTTGCCATCACCCTGGCCATCGCGCCCACGGCCTGCATCCGGGCAGAAGACGCCACCCAGCAGCAACAGCAATACTTTGACCTGCCGCCCGCCAGCCTTGCGCTCACCCTCAATGCCATCGCCCGGCAGAGCGGCCTGGTGATGTCCCTTGATCCGGCGTTGGCCGCCGGCAAGCAGGCACCGGCGATCCGCGGGCAGATGAGCGGCATGCAGGCGCTGCAACAGGCCGTGGTGGGCAGTGGCCTGCAAGTGATCGTCACCGGCAACCAGACCTTCAGCGTGGCGCCAGCGGTCGATGCCCAGGGCGCGCTCGAGCTGGGCGCCACCAGCGTCAACAGCACCGGCCTGGGCGAGACCACCGAGGGCAGCGGTTCCTACACCACCGGCACCGTGACCATCGGCAAGACCCCGCAATCGCTGCGCCGTACGCCGCAGTCGGTGACCGTGGTCACGCGCAAGCTGATGGACGACAAGAACCTGGTGTCCCTGGACCAGGTGATGGCCCAGACCCCCGGCATCACCCGCGCCAACCGTGGCTATGGCAATAACCACTTCAGCTCCCGTGGTTTCGATATCACCGATGACAGCTACATGGTCGATGGCGTTGCCGGGCAGGCCTATGCCTATACCGGCTGGATGATCCCGGACATGGCGGTGTTCGACCGGGTCGAAGTGCTGCGAGGTGCTTCGGGGCTGCTGGTGGGGGCGGGTAACCCAGGCGGCGCGGTCAACCTGGTACGCAAGCGACCGACCGCCGAGCCGCGGTTGTCGATCACCACCCGGGCCGGTTCCTGGGACAACTATCGCCTCGAGCTGGATGCCAGCGGCAAGCTCAACCCTGAAGGCACCTTGCGCGGACGCGTGGTCACCGCCTACGAGGACCGGGGCTACTTCATCGACGCCACTAGCTCCAAGCGACCCTTGCTGTATGGGATCGTCGAGGCGGACCTGGGCAGCGCCACCACTGTTGCCCTGGGCGTGCGCCGCCAGACTTCGCGGGTCGATGGCTACAGCATCCTGGGCCTGCCTCTGAACCCCGATGGCAGCAACCCGCACCTCAAGCGCTCGACCTTCCTCGGCCAGGATTGGGGGCGCCTGCAGACCCGCACCGACGAAGTGTTCGCCGACCTCAGCCAGCAGTTCAACGACAACTGGCGTGGCAAGCTGGCGATATCCCATTCCGAAAGCCGCTACAACCGCACCGCCATCGAATGGGACGCCGATGACTCCCTTGACTACGCAAGTCCCGGTGGCCCGGTGATCAAGGGCACCAGTTTCCACAAGTTCGATGTCACCGCCAACGCGGTGGATGGTCACCTGGACGGCGACTTCGAGGCCTTCGGCCTGAGCCACCAGGTGTCACTGGGGGCCAACTGGTCGCGGCGCAAGATGAACGACAAGGACTTCTCCGTCGGGCTGGACCCGCGCATCCCGCTGAATGTGTTCGACCCCGACCGGCATGTATTGCCACGCCCCGAGCGCACCGGCTGGGACTACCGCGACGACACCCTGGACACCCGCTACGGCACTTATCTCAACGCCCGCCTGCACATGACCGAGGACCTGAGCCTGGTCCTCGGTGGGCGCCTGAGCTGGTACAAGACCGAGGCCTGGGATGCGGGCCGGGTCGCCACCAACGAGCAGAAGCACGAGTTCACTCCCTTCGTCGGCGCGCTCTATGACCTCGATGAACAATGGACGCTGTATGCCAGCTACGCCGACATCTTCATGCCCCAGGCCAACCTGCGCAATGCCGGTGGCGGCATGCTCGACCCCGCGGTCGGCTCGAACTACGAGACCGGGATCAAGGGCGAGCTGCTGGACAAGCGCCTGAACGTGTCGCTTGCGCTGTTCTACATCGAGCAGGAGGACGTCGCGGTGCGTGACACCGCCAATGACGGGGAATGCAGCCAGGACCTCAACGGCCGGTGCTATGTCAATGGCGACGGTATCAGCCGCAGCAAAGGCTTCGAGGCCGAAGCCAGCGGCGAGCTGTTCCCGGGCATGCAGGTGGCGGCCGGCTACACCTACAACACCACCCATTCGGCGGCCGGTGGACCGATTTCGGCGCAGACGCCCAAGCACTTGCTACGGGTCAACACGCTGTACACCTTGCCGGGCGAGTGGAGCCGCGTCAGCCTTGGCGGCGGCGTGTCGGCGCAGACGGCCTACGATGATCCCGAGAATGGCGTGAGCAACAGCGGGCGAGCGATCTTCGACGCGCGCGCCGCCTACAAGCTCGACTCGCACTGGACCGTGGCCGTGGACGTGGAAAACCTGCTGGATCGCAAGTACTTCGACACCATGGGCTACTGGACGCGGGGCACGACCTACGGCATGCCGCGTAGCTACATGTTTACACTGCGCGGCGATTTCTGA
- a CDS encoding peptidylprolyl isomerase — MKAQARHILVKTAEEAEKLKQRIANGEAFDVLAKKFSTCPSGKRGGDLGEVRPGQMVGAIDQVIFKKPLRVVHGPIKSKFGYHLVQTFYRD; from the coding sequence ATGAAAGCCCAAGCCCGCCACATCCTGGTCAAGACTGCCGAAGAGGCCGAGAAGCTCAAGCAGCGCATCGCCAACGGCGAGGCCTTCGACGTGCTGGCGAAGAAGTTCTCCACCTGCCCGTCGGGCAAGCGTGGTGGAGACCTGGGTGAAGTGCGACCGGGGCAGATGGTCGGCGCCATCGACCAGGTGATCTTCAAGAAGCCCCTGCGCGTGGTGCACGGGCCGATCAAGAGCAAGTTCGGTTATCACCTGGTGCAGACGTTCTACCGCGACTGA
- a CDS encoding GNAT family N-acetyltransferase, with protein sequence MPTPSHEITLERFAENHVPGVTALYNDPAVCRQVLQMPYQSADAWRKRLTTDSERHLQLVALHQGQVIGNIGLEQLTRVRRAHAGVLGMGVASAWQNQGIGSRLMAAALDIADNWMNLGRVELTVYADNEAAQALYRKFGFEIEGRLRDYAVRDGTLVDTLYMARLRRSAVPQSKNSIPS encoded by the coding sequence GTGCCCACGCCCAGCCACGAGATCACCCTCGAACGCTTCGCCGAAAACCATGTGCCCGGTGTCACCGCGCTGTACAACGACCCGGCGGTGTGCCGCCAGGTGCTGCAGATGCCGTATCAGTCGGCCGATGCCTGGCGCAAGCGCCTGACCACGGACAGTGAGCGCCATCTGCAACTGGTGGCGCTGCACCAGGGCCAGGTCATCGGCAATATCGGCCTCGAGCAGTTGACCCGGGTCCGGCGAGCGCACGCCGGAGTGCTGGGCATGGGGGTCGCCTCGGCCTGGCAGAACCAGGGCATCGGCTCACGCTTGATGGCTGCCGCGCTGGACATCGCTGACAACTGGATGAACCTGGGCCGTGTCGAGTTGACCGTCTACGCCGACAACGAAGCGGCCCAGGCGCTGTACCGCAAGTTCGGCTTCGAAATCGAAGGCCGCCTGCGTGACTACGCGGTGCGCGACGGCACGCTGGTCGATACCCTGTACATGGCGCGCTTGCGCCGCTCGGCGGTACCTCAGTCGAAAAACTCCATCCCCTCGTAG
- a CDS encoding DUF3016 domain-containing protein codes for MRTALTCSLLMVLAFDSMAQGTPTAQVEVRFDHPETFRDASLDNRGYAHGADPQVMKSLTEHLHTLGQRYLRPGQHLLIDIRDIDLAGRFEPWHSQAYDVRFMRDITWPSIELSYTLEQPGQPPVKAEEHLSDKMYLSRPGRLGSSDRLYAEKAMLGDWFRQRFAPPAS; via the coding sequence ATGCGAACCGCCCTGACCTGTAGCCTGCTGATGGTACTGGCATTCGACAGCATGGCACAGGGCACCCCGACCGCGCAGGTCGAGGTGCGTTTCGACCACCCGGAAACCTTTCGTGATGCCAGCCTGGATAACCGCGGCTATGCGCACGGCGCCGACCCGCAAGTCATGAAGAGCCTAACCGAGCACCTGCACACCCTTGGCCAGCGCTACCTGCGACCCGGCCAGCATCTGCTCATCGACATCCGCGACATCGACCTGGCCGGGCGTTTCGAGCCCTGGCACAGCCAGGCCTACGATGTGCGCTTCATGCGCGACATCACCTGGCCAAGTATCGAGTTGAGCTACACCCTCGAGCAACCCGGCCAGCCCCCCGTCAAGGCCGAAGAACATCTGAGCGACAAGATGTACCTCAGCCGCCCGGGGCGCCTGGGCAGCAGCGACCGGCTGTACGCCGAGAAAGCCATGCTCGGCGACTGGTTTCGCCAGCGCTTCGCCCCGCCTGCGTCGTGA
- a CDS encoding DUF2867 domain-containing protein — protein MTHAATIPLDSLIAPHAARAGFRHCRAITLSDARQPAMALFLRLMAGMPGWIDDMMVLRNRLVGLLGLKDLGRLTAIDPARAPASYQPGERVGIFTLLANHPDEVLLADCDRHLDVHIALLRRSLADGRCEVLVSTVVHTHNALGRLYMLPVAPFHRLIAPLALRRLRD, from the coding sequence ATGACCCACGCCGCCACGATTCCCCTTGACTCACTGATCGCGCCGCACGCGGCCCGGGCCGGGTTTCGCCATTGCCGCGCGATCACCCTGAGCGATGCCAGGCAGCCGGCCATGGCGTTGTTCCTGCGCCTGATGGCCGGGATGCCGGGCTGGATCGATGACATGATGGTGCTGCGCAACCGCCTGGTCGGGCTGTTGGGCCTCAAGGATCTTGGGCGCCTGACCGCCATCGACCCCGCCCGGGCGCCGGCCAGCTACCAGCCTGGCGAGCGGGTCGGGATCTTCACCTTGCTGGCCAATCACCCGGACGAGGTACTGCTGGCTGACTGCGACCGCCATCTGGACGTGCATATCGCCCTGTTGCGCCGCTCGCTCGCCGATGGCCGCTGCGAAGTGCTGGTCAGTACCGTGGTGCATACCCACAACGCGCTGGGGCGGCTGTACATGCTGCCGGTGGCGCCGTTCCATCGCTTGATCGCGCCGCTCGCCCTGCGCCGCTTGCGCGACTGA